The proteins below are encoded in one region of Ascochyta rabiei chromosome 21, complete sequence:
- a CDS encoding Transcriptional adapter ada2, whose protein sequence is MGVIKKKTGTRGTEGGIKYVCDVCSSDITSTVRIRCANDDTCHEYDLCVPCFSDGKSSRDHDPATHAFKVVEQHSIPIYTEDWGADEELALLEGAETYGLGSWADIADHIGGFRERDEVRDHYISTYVQSSNFPLPEHASKDDIALSERIPRAEFQARKKRRIEDKKEEAKNAAPATPKQKPTASVPSCHEVQGYMPGRLEFETEYFNEAEEAVQHMSFDPGDGINPRTGEMEPEMELKMTIMDIYNSRLDARVERKKIIFEHKLLEYRKNQASDKKRTKEEKDLLNKAKPFARMMKHDDFEIFCKDLEYEHNLRQAISQLQEWRNMQITNLKAGEKYEQEKQTRQSRGPPVGQFDRLASNRIGKPTPPFEQPSAATALIGPELPLHIKQRSGLTTPPPDRTANGVNGTNGVLTPQYTKTKFHVKQLPNTVPLKFGKESAADLQLLTPEERELCSVLRIMPKPYNVLKEKIARAALSNNGALNKKAAKELLAIDPRKSSQLFEYFVHSGWIARA, encoded by the exons ATGGGCGTCATCAAGAAGAAGACGGGCACCCGGGGCACCGAGGGCGGCATCAAGTATGTCTGCGACGTCTGCTCGTCCGACATCACCTCGACC GTCCGCATACGTTGCGCAAACGACGACACCTGCCACGAATACGACCTCTGCGTGCCGTGCTTCTCCGACGGCAAGTCGTCGCGCGACCACGACCCTGCCACCCACGCCTTCAAAGTCGTCGAGCAGCATTCCATACCCATATACACCGAGGACTGGGGCGCAGACGAGGAGCTGGCTCTGCTCGAGGGCGCTGAGACGTACGGACTAGGCTCATGGGCCGACATTGCAGACCACATTGGCGGCTTCAGGGAGCGCGACGAGGTCCGCGACCACTACATCTCCACATACGTGCAGAGCTCCAACTTCCCCCTACCAGAGCATGCCAGCAAGGACGACATCGCGCTCAGTGAGCGCATCCCTCGGGCTGAGTTCCAAGCCcgcaagaagaggaggataGAGGACAAGAAGGAAGAGGCCAAGAATGCAGCCCCTGCTACGCCCAAGCAGAAGCCCACCGCCAGCGTGCCGTCCTGTCACGAGGTCCAAGGCTACATGCCCGGTCGCCTGGAGTTTGAAACCGAATACTTCAACGAGGCCGAAGAGGCAGTCCAGCACATGTCCTTCGATCCCGGCGACGGCATCAACCCCCGAACGGGCGAAATGGAGCCCGAGATGGAGCTCAAGATGACCATCATGGACATCTACAACTCGCGACTGGACGCTCGAGTCGAGAGGAAGAAGATCATCTTCGAACACAAACTGCTCGAGTACAGGAAGAACCAAGCGTCCGACAAGAAGCGCACaaaggaagagaaggatcTGCTGAACAAGGCGAAACCATTTGCGCGCATGATGAAGCATGACGACTTTGAGATTTTCTGCAAAGACCTCGAGTACGAGCACAATCTGCGACAGGCCATCTCCCAGCTGCAGGAGTGGAGGAACATGCAGATTACGAACCTGAAAGCTGGCGAAAAGTACGAGCAGGAGAAACAGACAAGACAGTCTCGAGGACCTCCCGTTGGCCAGTTCGACCGCCTGGCTTCCAACAGAATTGGCAAGCCCACGCCTCCCTTTGAGCAGCCCTCTGCCGCAACCGCTTTGATTGGTCCAGAGCTTCCTCTCCACATCAAGCAAAGGAGCGGACTTACCACACCGCCTCCGGACCGTACAGCCAATGGCGTCAACGGCACCAACGGCGTTCTCACCCCACAATACACCAAGACCAAGTTCCACGTGAAGCAGCTTCCAAACACCGTGCCTCTGAAGTTTGGCAAGGAGTCTGCCGCTGATCTGCAACTGTTGACACCGGAAGAGCGCGAGCTGTGCAGCGTACTGCGCATCATGCCGAAGCCGTACAACGTGCTCAAGGAGAAGATTGCACGGGCTGCACTGAGCAACAACGGCGCGCTGAACAAAAAGGCTGCCAAGGAGCTCTTGGCCATCGACCCGAGGAAGTCGTCGCAGCTGTTTGAATATTTCGTGCACAGCGGATGGATCGCCAGGGCATAG
- a CDS encoding Non-specific serine/threonine protein kinase, translating to MSWKLTKKLKETHLAPLANTFSRSSSTSTIVDQQTPKAATSSASSNAAPGDPRDPNGIAASEANAAPPPAPLRPGILIVTLHEGKGFSLPPGAEQAFSGGSHHQGSLSTGGGFSVAGSMRPGSSRNPAVGSYTGQGRPQSAAGSINAAPTIHGRYSSKHLPYALVDFDKQQVFINAVSGTPENPLWAGGNTQYKFDVSRITDLTVSLYIRNPTAPPNAGRNEDIFIGTLKINPRFEEQRDGKDKKGEATAAGQAGADWINVQFGSGSMKIGVNFVENRQDRLAIDDFELLKVVGKGSFGKVMQVQKKDTHRIYALKTIRKAHIISRSEVAHTLAERSVLAQINNPFIVPLKFSFQSPEKLYLVLAFVNGGELFHHLQKEQRFDINRARFYAAELLCALECLHGFNVIYRDLKPENILLDYTGHIALCDFGLCKLDMKDEDRTNTFCGTPEYLAPELLTGGGYTKSVDWWTLGVLLYEMLTGLPPFYDENTNDMYRKILTEPLHFPGPEIVPPAARDLLTRLLDRNAEKRLGAKGAAEIKAHYFFHSIDWRKLLERKYEPSFKPNVVDAKDTANFDREFTSEAPTDSYVDGPMLSQTMQAQFAGWSYNRPVAGLGDAGGSVKDPSFEGVADRK from the exons ATGTCTTGGAAGCTCACAAAGA AGCTCAAGGAGACGCATCTGGCGCCGCTCGCCAACACCTTCAGCCGCTCGTCCTCCACATCGACCATCGTCGACCAGCAGACCCCCAAGGCCGCCACAAGCTCCGCAAGCAGCAATGCCGCCCCCGGAGACCCCAGAGACCCCAACGGCATCG CTGCCTCGGAAGCCAATGCAGCCCCGCCACCGGCGCCCCTCCGCCCTGGCATCTTGATCGTCACCCTCCACGAAGGCAAGGGCTTCTCGCTGCCCCCCGGCGCCGAGCAGGCCTTCAGCGGCGGCTCGCACCACCAGGGTTCCCTCTCCACCGGCGGTGGCTTCTCCGTCGCCGGTTCCATGCGCCCGGGCTCCTCGAGGAACCCCGCCGTTGGCTCCTACACCGGCCAGGGCCGCCCGCAGTCTGCCGCTGGCAGCATCAACGCAGCGCCCACCATCCACGGCCGCTACTCGTCCAAGCACCTGCCCTACGCCCTCGTCGATTTCGACAAGCAGCAAGTCTTCATCAACGCCGTCTCCGGCACACCAGAGAATCCACTGTGGGCTGGCGGGAACACACAGTACAAATTCGATGTATCCCGCATAACGGATCTCACCGTCTCCCTCTACATCCGCAACCCTACCGCACCTCCCAACGCTGGCCGAAACGAGGACATCTTCATTGGAACGTTGAAAATCAACCCGCGCTTCGAGGAGCAGCGAGATGGCAAGGACAAGAAGGGAGAGGCCACGGCAGCGGGCCAGGCTGGCGCTGATTGGATCAACGTCCAGTTTGGCAGTGGTTCCATGAAGATTGGCGTCAACTTTGTCGAGAATCGACAGGACCGCTTGGCCATTGACGACTTTGAGCTCCTCAAGGTCGTTGGAAAGGGGAGCTTTGGAAAAGTCATGCAAGTACA GAAAAAGGACACACACCGAATCTACGCTTTAAAGACCATCCGCAAAGCACACATCATCTCCCGCTCCGAAGTCGCACATACCCTCGCCGAGCGATCTGTTCTGGCGCAGATCAACAACCCCTTCATCGTGCCGCTGAAGTTCTCCTTCCAGTCGCCCGAGAAGCTCTACCTCGTGCTGGCTTTCGTAAACGGTGGCGAGCTCTTCCACCACCTGCAGAAAGAGCAGCGATTCGACATTAACCGTGCGCGATTCTACGCTGCAGAGCTCCTTTGCGCGCTGGAGTGCTTGCACGGATTCAACGTCATCTATCGTGACTTGAAGCCTGAGAACATCCTGCTTGACTACACAGGCCACATCGCCCTGTGCGATTTCGGTCTCTGCAAGCTGGACATGAAGGATGAGGACCGCACAAACA CATTCTGCGGAACACCTGAGTACCTCGCACCTGAGCTTCTCACCGGCGGCGGCTACACAAAGTCGGTAGATTGGTGGACATTGGGTGTCCTCCTCTACGAGATGTTGACTGGTCTCCCGCCCTTCTACGACGAGAACACCAACGACATGTACCGCAAGATTCTCACCGAGCCACTGCACTTCCCCGGGCCCGAGATTGTCCCTCCTGCGGCACGCGACCTCCTGACCCGTCTGCTCGACCGCAACGCAGAGAAGCGTCTGGGAGCCAAGGGCGCAGCCGAGATCAAGGCGCACTACTTCTTCCACAGCATTGACTGGCGCAAGCTGCTGGAGAGAAAGTACGAACCCAGCTTCAAGCCCAACGTG GTTGATGCCAAGGATACCGCCAACTTTGACCGCGAGTTCACTTCAGAAGCGCCAACCGATTCATACGTTGACGGACCCATGCTGTCGCAAACCATGCAGGCACAGTTTGCAGGCTGGTCCTACAACCGGCCGGTGGCTGGCCTCGGAGATGCTGGTGGCTCGGTGAAGGACCCATCTTTCGAGGGTGTTGCGGATAGGAAGTAG
- a CDS encoding Non-specific serine/threonine protein kinase encodes MSWKLTKKLKETHLAPLANTFSRSSSTSTIVDQQTPKAATSSASSNAAPGDPRDPNGIAASEANAAPPPAPLRPGILIVTLHEGKGFSLPPGAEQAFSGGSHHQGSLSTGGGFSVAGSMRPGSSRNPAVGSYTGQGRPQSAAGSINAAPTIHGRYSSKHLPYALVDFDKQQVFINAVSGTPENPLWAGGNTQYKFDVSRITDLTVSLYIRNPTAPPNAGRNEDIFIGTLKINPRFEEQRDGKDKKGEATAAGQAGADWINVQFGSGSMKIGVNFVENRQDRLAIDDFELLKVVGKGSFGKVMQVQYVTLASAAPLTTHRSPLATRHSPLTSYRKKDTHRIYALKTIRKAHIISRSEVAHTLAERSVLAQINNPFIVPLKFSFQSPEKLYLVLAFVNGGELFHHLQKEQRFDINRARFYAAELLCALECLHGFNVIYRDLKPENILLDYTGHIALCDFGLCKLDMKDEDRTNTFCGTPEYLAPELLTGGGYTKSVDWWTLGVLLYEMLTGLPPFYDENTNDMYRKILTEPLHFPGPEIVPPAARDLLTRLLDRNAEKRLGAKGAAEIKAHYFFHSIDWRKLLERKYEPSFKPNVVDAKDTANFDREFTSEAPTDSYVDGPMLSQTMQAQFAGWSYNRPVAGLGDAGGSVKDPSFEGVADRK; translated from the exons ATGTCTTGGAAGCTCACAAAGA AGCTCAAGGAGACGCATCTGGCGCCGCTCGCCAACACCTTCAGCCGCTCGTCCTCCACATCGACCATCGTCGACCAGCAGACCCCCAAGGCCGCCACAAGCTCCGCAAGCAGCAATGCCGCCCCCGGAGACCCCAGAGACCCCAACGGCATCG CTGCCTCGGAAGCCAATGCAGCCCCGCCACCGGCGCCCCTCCGCCCTGGCATCTTGATCGTCACCCTCCACGAAGGCAAGGGCTTCTCGCTGCCCCCCGGCGCCGAGCAGGCCTTCAGCGGCGGCTCGCACCACCAGGGTTCCCTCTCCACCGGCGGTGGCTTCTCCGTCGCCGGTTCCATGCGCCCGGGCTCCTCGAGGAACCCCGCCGTTGGCTCCTACACCGGCCAGGGCCGCCCGCAGTCTGCCGCTGGCAGCATCAACGCAGCGCCCACCATCCACGGCCGCTACTCGTCCAAGCACCTGCCCTACGCCCTCGTCGATTTCGACAAGCAGCAAGTCTTCATCAACGCCGTCTCCGGCACACCAGAGAATCCACTGTGGGCTGGCGGGAACACACAGTACAAATTCGATGTATCCCGCATAACGGATCTCACCGTCTCCCTCTACATCCGCAACCCTACCGCACCTCCCAACGCTGGCCGAAACGAGGACATCTTCATTGGAACGTTGAAAATCAACCCGCGCTTCGAGGAGCAGCGAGATGGCAAGGACAAGAAGGGAGAGGCCACGGCAGCGGGCCAGGCTGGCGCTGATTGGATCAACGTCCAGTTTGGCAGTGGTTCCATGAAGATTGGCGTCAACTTTGTCGAGAATCGACAGGACCGCTTGGCCATTGACGACTTTGAGCTCCTCAAGGTCGTTGGAAAGGGGAGCTTTGGAAAAGTCATGCAAGTACAGTACGTCACCCTCGCCTCTGCAGCACCACTCACCACTCACCGCTCACCACTCGCCACTCGCCACTCACCACTCACATCCTACAGGAAAAAGGACACACACCGAATCTACGCTTTAAAGACCATCCGCAAAGCACACATCATCTCCCGCTCCGAAGTCGCACATACCCTCGCCGAGCGATCTGTTCTGGCGCAGATCAACAACCCCTTCATCGTGCCGCTGAAGTTCTCCTTCCAGTCGCCCGAGAAGCTCTACCTCGTGCTGGCTTTCGTAAACGGTGGCGAGCTCTTCCACCACCTGCAGAAAGAGCAGCGATTCGACATTAACCGTGCGCGATTCTACGCTGCAGAGCTCCTTTGCGCGCTGGAGTGCTTGCACGGATTCAACGTCATCTATCGTGACTTGAAGCCTGAGAACATCCTGCTTGACTACACAGGCCACATCGCCCTGTGCGATTTCGGTCTCTGCAAGCTGGACATGAAGGATGAGGACCGCACAAACA CATTCTGCGGAACACCTGAGTACCTCGCACCTGAGCTTCTCACCGGCGGCGGCTACACAAAGTCGGTAGATTGGTGGACATTGGGTGTCCTCCTCTACGAGATGTTGACTGGTCTCCCGCCCTTCTACGACGAGAACACCAACGACATGTACCGCAAGATTCTCACCGAGCCACTGCACTTCCCCGGGCCCGAGATTGTCCCTCCTGCGGCACGCGACCTCCTGACCCGTCTGCTCGACCGCAACGCAGAGAAGCGTCTGGGAGCCAAGGGCGCAGCCGAGATCAAGGCGCACTACTTCTTCCACAGCATTGACTGGCGCAAGCTGCTGGAGAGAAAGTACGAACCCAGCTTCAAGCCCAACGTG GTTGATGCCAAGGATACCGCCAACTTTGACCGCGAGTTCACTTCAGAAGCGCCAACCGATTCATACGTTGACGGACCCATGCTGTCGCAAACCATGCAGGCACAGTTTGCAGGCTGGTCCTACAACCGGCCGGTGGCTGGCCTCGGAGATGCTGGTGGCTCGGTGAAGGACCCATCTTTCGAGGGTGTTGCGGATAGGAAGTAG
- a CDS encoding Glucose-6-phosphate isomerase, which produces MPGFAQASDLNAWSSLQDHHQKLGKDIVLKEYFQKDPKRFEKFSHTFKNDAEGSEILFDFSKNFITEETVKLLVELAKEAGIEQLRDDMFAGKKINFTEDRAVYHVALRNTSNQKMEVDGQSVVEGVNEVLEHIKEFTEQVRSGEWKGYTGKKIDTIINIGIGGSDLGPVMVTEALKPYADRSLKTHFVSNIDGTHIAEALKDSNRETTLFLVASKTFTTAETVTNANTAKSWFLEEAKDTDIAKHFVALSTNEEEVTKFGIDKKNMFGFSDWVGGRYSVWSAIGTSVALYIGYDNFHKFLEGAHAMDKHFQETPLEKNIPVLGGLLSVWYSDFFGAQTHLVSPFDQYLHRFPAYLQQLSMESNGKAITRSGDYVKYTTGPILFGEPATNAQHSFYQLLHQGTKLIPTDFIMAAQSHNPVQNNKHQKMLASNFFAQAEALMVGKTPDQVKAEGAPDSLVSHKTFLGNRPTTSILADKITPATLGALIVYYEHLTFTEGAIWNINSFDQWGVELGKSLAKKIQAELDDNKESDSHDASTSGLINAFKKKAQL; this is translated from the exons ATGCCTGGTTTCGCGCAAGCCTCGGACCTGAACGCCTGGTCGTCCCTCCAGGACCACCATCAAAAGCTTGGAAAGGACATTGTACTCAAGGAGTACTTCCAGAAGGACCCCAAG CGCTTCGAGAAGTTCAGCCACACCTTCAAGAACGATGCCGAGGGTTCCGAGATTCTGTTCGACTTCTCCAAGAACTTCATCACCGAGGAGACTGTGAAGCTTCTCGTCGAGCTCGCCAAGGAGGCTGGCATCGAGCAGCTCCGCGATGACATGTTCGCGGGCAAGAAGATCAACTTCACCGAGGACCGCGCAGTCTACCACGTAGCTCTCCGCAACACCTCGAACCAGAAGATGGAGGTCGATGGCCAGAGTGTCGTCGAGGGTGTCAACGAGGTTCTCGAGCACATCAAGGAGTTCACCGAGCAGGTCCGCAGCGGCGAGTGGAAGGGCTACACAGGCAAGAAGATCGACACCATCATCAACATCGGTATTGGTGGTTCTGACCT CGGTCCTGTCATGGTCACCGAGGCCCTCAAGCCGTACGCTGACCGCAGTCTCAAGACCCACTTTGTCTCCAACATTGACGGGACTCACATCGCCGAGGCGCTGAAGGACTCTAACCGGGAGACCACTCTTTTCCTTGTCGCTTCCAAGACCTTCACCACAGCCGAGACCGTCACAAACGCCAACACGGCCAAGTCATGGTTCTTGGAGGAGGCCAAGGATACGGACATTGCGAAGCACTTCGTCGCCCTCTCCACCAACGAGGAGGAGGTCACCAAGTTTGGCATTGACAAGAAGAACATGTTCGGATTCTCCGACTGGGTCGGTGGACGCTACAGCGTCTGGTCTGCCATTGGCACGAGCGTTGCTCTGTACATTGGCTACGACAATTTCCACAAGTTCCTCGAGGGTGCCCACGCCATGGACAAGCACTTCCAGGAGACTCCCCTGGAGAAGAACATTCCCGTGCTCGGCGGTCTCCTGAGTGTCTGGTACTCTGACTTCTTCGGTGCCCAGACTCATCTCGTCTCTCC CTTCGACCAGTACCTCCACAGGTTCCCTGCCTACCTCCAGCAGCTGTCCATGGAGTCCAACGGCAAGGCCATCACCCGCAGTGGCGACTACGTCAAGTACACCACCGGACCCATTCTGTTCGGTGAGCCCGCGACCAACGCCCAGCACTCGTTCTACCAGCTCCTCCACCAGGGCACCAAGCTCATCCCCACCGACTTCATCATGGCTGCCCAGAGCCACAACCCGGTCCAGAACAACAAGCACCAGAA GATGCTGGCTTCCAACTTCTTTGCCCAGGCTGAGGCTCTGATGGTCGGCAAGACACCCGACCAGGTCAAGGCTGAGGGTGCGCCCGACAGCCTCGTGTCTCACAAGACCTTCCTTGGCAACCGGCCGACGACGTCCATCTTGGCTGACAAGATCACACCCGCCACTCTTGGTGCTCTGATCGTCTACTACGAGCACCTTACCTTCACCGAGGGCGCCATCTGGAACATCAACAGCTTCGACCAGTGGGGTGTGGAGCTCGGCAAGAGCCTTGCCAAGAAGATCCAGGCTGAGCTCGACGACAACAAGGAGTCGGACTCGCACGATGCCAGCACAAGCGGACTCATCAACGCGTTCAAGAAGAAGGCTCAGTTGTAG